The proteins below come from a single Biomphalaria glabrata chromosome 10, xgBioGlab47.1, whole genome shotgun sequence genomic window:
- the LOC106074340 gene encoding uncharacterized protein LOC106074340, with translation MRIRFQGAMIQPHRVHLFVCLVTAAVRVLADDNTYCPRSIYDCDSLEARLHASADVIVTPEFMTSSHEATDIDELCRFFKSPECSDSIVGQCKGEVVYATQIFKIRQQYICGERFARKEMNALKACARKTDRNLSSCHKKRNERLDEVNNLLQTSPVTHPWCNFTNDYITCVYTVMALGCAIEVAEKYMENFNFTSHFVDVVNGHGCSFSHPMEILKTTALPDITSQIYSRHGNYHSERSSPRLRNSSTSSASDSRTLLCLCCLLGFAAFLFGQRDELWLLPERNIITFPAS, from the exons CTGTGAGGGTGCTGGCAGACGACAACACCTACTGCCCACGGAGCATCTACGACTGCGACAGCTTGGAGGCAAGGCTTCATGCTTCCGCTGACGTCATCGTGACCCCAGAGTTCATGACCTCTTCCCACGAAGCCACGGACATCGACGAACTTTGCAG ATTCTTTAAAAGTCCGGAATGTTCGGACAGTATAGTAGGCCAGTGTAAGGGCGAGGTCGTCTATGCCACTCAGATCTTCAAAATTCGTCAGCAGTACATCTGTGGAGAAAGGTTTGCTAGAAAAG AAATGAATGCACTGAAAGCGTGTGCCAGGAAAACTGACCGGAACTTGTCCAGCTGCCATAAGAAACGGAATGAAAGGTTGGATGAGGTGAACAACTTGCTGCAGACGTCGCCGGTGACTCATCCCTGGTGCAA TTTCACCAATGACTACATCACCTGCGTCTATACTGTCATGGCATTAGGCTGCGCCATTGAGGTGGCTGAGAAGTACATGGAGAACTTCAACTTTACCTCACACTTCGTCGACGTCGTCAACGGCCACGGCTGCTCTTTCAGCCACCCGATGGAAATTTTAAAGACCACAGCTTTACCGGACATCACCTCCCAGATTTACAGCCGGCATGGTAATTACCACAGTGAACGCTCTTCCCCGAGGTTGCGCAATTCGTCGACGTCTTCAGCCTCGGACAGTCGGACCTTATTGTGCTTGTGTTGCCTTCTTGGTTTCGCCGCCTTTTTGTTTGGCCAGCGGGACGAACTGTGGCTTCTTCCTGAAAGAAACATTATAACTTTCCCTGCTTCCTAA